A stretch of DNA from Phormidium ambiguum IAM M-71:
TTTGCCGTGAACGTGGACAACGTACCGCAAGCAGGTGATTTTGTAGATTTCTTCAAGGGATATGTTAAATAGTATTGCGGCGGCTTCTTCGGTGACGAACCGCGCTAAGGGATGTAGAGTTGGTGATTTGTGGACGATTTTCGATTCTGAGATTTTGAGAGATGAAATATTGGTAAAACTTTGCCATTCTAGCGTTGATGTTGGTAACATATATTTGACTCTATTTTTTTGGGTCTTTTTTTGCGATCGCCTTTTGTTTGTCAGACTGTGGGGCGATCGCTTTTACGTTATAATCCTTTTTATCTTAATTATACTAAGGTGTAATTGCATCATTAGTCAATTATGGGTTTAGTTAGACTAAGAATTAGGGAATTAGCGGCAGAGAAAGGTTGGACACTTGAAGAAGTTGCCGATCGCTCTGGAGTAATTTACAACACGGTGAAAAGTTATGCCCGTCGTTCTGAATTGGCTATGGTTGATTATACTGCGGTGCATAAGTTAGCGAGAACTTTTGATGTGATGATTGAGGATTTGGTGGAGATTTTAGAGGAGTGAGTGCGATCGGGTTTTCAGGTAATTTTTAATTTGGCGATCGCTAAAACTAAAATCCAATTCATCACTAATTTTTGAGAAACAGGTAAACAGTATTTTGCTTTATCCTTATATCTTTGATTACCTTTTTTTCTTCTCTTCAGAAATTTATTTAGGCTCTATATCCTTATAGTAAAAGAAAAAATGCTAGAGGTAAAAAATCAAAAAATAGGGGAAGAAGAGAAAAAATATTTAATTTTTTGGTAGCAAATAGATGAAAATCAAAAAATGGTGTTCGGCATCCAGAACATAACATAGCAAGGTAGAAAAAGTCCCAACCAAAGTTGAAACCAATTCGATAAAATTGACCAATGCTTGGTCATTTCTGAAGATAAAACTCTAGCACTTGACTTTGTTCACAACTTATGGATTTGGTACTTAATTATGTTGGATGCCAGCCAATTTTTTAGTGAAAATTTCTACTTGTCTCAAAACTTGGATGTGGCAGCAGCAGTTAATGCTGGCTCATTGAGTAGCGGACTGCAACACTTTAATTCCTTCGGTCAATTTGAAGGACGCGACCCCAGTTTGCTTTTTTCTAATACCTTTTATTTGCAGCAAAACTCAGATGTGACAGCAGCAGTTAATGGGGGGTTCTTCAGAAGTGGATTTGAACACTTCCTTTTATTCGGTCAATTTGAGGGACGCGACTCTAGCCAGTTATTTAATACTCAGTATTATCTAGCGCAAAACGCGGATGTGGCAGCAGCAGTAGCGACAACTCGCGGAACGGCAGACCCGTTGACCGGAATCGAACATTTCCTCCTATTCGGTCAATTTGAAAGTCGCAATCCCAGCCAGCAATTCAATAACCGTTTTTATCTAGATAGCAATTCAGACGTAGCAACAGCAGTTAATGCTAGTCCTACCGACCCCTTAACCGGGATCAAACATTTCCTAGATTTTGGTGCTTTGGAAGGCCGTAGTCCCAGCTTGCTATTCAATAACGGTTTTTATCTCCAGCAAAATCAGGATGTAGCCGCAGCGGTCAATAACGGTTTCTTTAGAAGTTCTTTTTTACACTTTGCTCAGTTTGGGATTGTGGAACAACGGTTTGGTAGCGATTTGGCGTTTAATCCCCCGGTTATCTACGTTTCCAATAATGGTGCGGGCAATGTTGGAGAAGTGGATCGGGTGAATGGAATTTTTGCAGGGCAAAGGCGCTTTTTGGCTGGAAATAACGAAGGCGTTGAATTGGATATTTTGGGAAATCTTTATCAAGCAGGAGATGTCACGCCCGGTGCTGGTACGATTCGCGTGATTTCTCAAATTGGCGATCGCTCTGACAATGATACCTTTTCTCTGATTAGGGATCGTCAGCTAGGAGGCCCGCAAACAGGACTAGTGAATCCGAAAGGATTTGCGATCGCGCAAACCGCAGGCTACATAATTGTGGCAAACAATGGCGCTCAAAACCTCAAAGTTTTCGGCACAGCGGCAGGTGGTGACGTGCCTCCTGTTGCTACAAATCCTCTCCCAGCAAATGCTTGGGATGTCGTCTACGACGAAAACGCAGATCGTCTGTTTGTCGCTTTAGTTAATGGGGATATCAGCGTTTTCGATAACTATATTGGAAACGGTAGCAATATCGGTGGTGGCGGTATTTCTCGCACAATTATTCCCGCTAATGCCTCTGGCAACAAGGTTTCTACTAATCTACACGGCATTGTTTATGAACCCACACTAGATAAGTTGGTTGTTACTGATGTGGGCGCAGCAACTGCGGCACAAAGTCCCAACTTTGCCAATGATGGGCGAATTTATGTAATCGATAATGCCAGCACAGCGAATGGCAATGTGCTGCCATCACGCACAATTGAAGGCTCAAGAACTCAACTCGGCAATCCTGTTGATTTAATTTTGGATGGTAATAATGTCCAGGTGGCAGAAAAAGCGAAAAATCAGTTGCTCATTTTCAGTAACATTTTTACGGGAGCGGATGGAAATGTTACGCCCGATATTAGCGTTCCTGAGATCGGCCCGGAATCTCTAGTTGCTGACCGCAGTTTGGGTATCCTCAATCCCGATGTGACAAATATTGAGAGTCCTACGACGTTAATTAATGCGGTTTTTGCGACTAGCAATCCTGCTACTCCTACAGCAACTACTGAATTCGTGGCTAAACTGTCACCCAACTTGCAAAACACGCTGTCTGTCTTTAACACCTCTGGCGGAGTGCCAACCGTAGAAAATATTACCTTTGACCTGACGGGTGATGCCTTTATTACCTTCGACAGTGGCAGCGATACCAACGGCGGGATTTTGATTGTGAATCGGTTGGCGGAGAGCCGAAATAATGGCATCTTTAATCCTTCGAGAGATCGATCGATCGCGGGTGCAAATACGGGTTTAGTGGCTCCCAAAGGATTAGATGTAGCTGATAGTTTGGGGCTGGTATTTGTGGCAGAAAATAATGCGGCTACTCCTGCCATTCTTGCCTTTAGTACGCAAGCGCAAGGTGATGTTGCCCCCGTGTTCAAAACGACCAATTTAGCTGGACGACGGCCTTGGGATGTGGATTACGAACCGACAAGCGATCGCTTATTTGTTGCAGCTACAGATGGTTCTGTTCTCATCTATGACCAGTATGCCGTCACTCAAGGGGTAAATGGCCCAACGCGCACTATTATTCCTTCTGATGCAGTCGGTGCGAAGGTATCGATCAACTTGCATGGAATTATCTACGTTGCTGCTGCCGATACTTTACTGCTTTCGGATGTAGGCAGTGCGATGAGTGCCACAGATGGACAACTGTTCACGATTCCAAATGCTAGCAGCGCCAACGGGAATGTTGCCGTTCGCACGCAAATTGCTGGGGCGAATACGCTGCTAGGAAATCCGGTTGATGTAACTTTCGATGGTGCCAACCTATACGTAGCTGAAAAATCGAACGATCGCATCCTGCGCTTTGATAATATTCTCGCTCAGTCGGGTGTCCTCAATATTGCACCCAGTATTGCATTAGCTAGTAATAAGCCAGAGTCGGTAGCTCTTGCTCCTGACTACCTTTCGGCTCGTATCTAACACATTTTAGAGGACAGAATTCAGATTTAAATTCAATTTGAATTCTGCCATCTTGTACTAATTTCAGAAATATTTAAACTGGAGTTCTCCTCATAAAGGAAACTCCAGTTTCTTTCAGTTGACGCATAACGAAAATCCCCTGCCGCTTGGCAGGGGATAAGCTAATTACTTAGAAACCAGTAGTGGTTAGAATCAACCAAACTTACCAGCCGTCGAAGCAATTAGAAACGCCGCGTAGGTAAGGATATAGCCAACGGTGAAGTGAGCTAAACCAACCAAACGACCTTGAACGATCGACATCGCAACTGGCTTGTCTTTCCAACGAACCAAGTTAGCTAGAGGAGTACGTTCGTGAGCCCAAACTAAGGTTTCGATCAACTCTTGCCAGTAACCGCGCCAGCTAATCAAGAACATGAAGCCAGTAGCCCAAACTAGGTGTCCGAAGAGGAACATCCAAGCCCAAACAGACAGGTTGTTCATGCCGTAGGGGTTGTACCCGTTAATCAACTGAGCAGAGTTCAGCCAGAGGTAATCACGCAACCAGCCCATGAGGTAAGTAGAAGACTCATTGAACTGAGCTACGTTGCCTTGCCATATACCCAGATGCTTCCAGTGCCAGTAGAAGGTTACCCAACCAATGGTGTTCAGCATCCAGAACATAGCGAGGTAGAAAGAGTCCCAAGCAGAGATGTCGCAAGTACCGCCACGACCAGGGCCATCGCAAGGGAAGGCATAGCCGAAGTCTTTCTTGTCGGGCATCAGCTTAGAGCCACGTGCATCCAACGCACCTTTAACCAAGATCAAGGTGGTGGTGTGCAAGCCGAGAGCGATCGCATGGTGAACCAAGAAGTCGCCAGGGCCAATTGTTAGGAACAGAGAGTTGGTGCCAGAGTTAATTGCATCCAACCAGCCTGGTAGCCATACGTTGCCGTGATTGGGCCAAGCAGTAGTTGCAATGCTATCTGGGTTGGACAACAAGGTGTCCATGCCATAAATTAACTTACCGTGAGCCGCCTGAATGAACTGAGCGAATACAGGCTCAATCAGGATTTGCTTCTCAGGAGTACCGAAAGCAACCACTACATCGTTGTGAACATACAAGCCGAGGGTGTGGAAGCCCAGGAACAGAGAAACCCAACTCAGGTGAGAGATGATGGCTTCTTTGTGTTGCAACACGCGATCCAATACGTTGCCTTTGTTTTGCTCAGGATCGTAGTCCCGCACCCAGAAGATAGCTCCGTGAGCGAAAGCACCAACCATGAGGAAGCCAGCAATATATTGGTGGTGAGTGTACAGCGCCGCTTGTGTTGTGTAGTCCTGCCCGATGAAAACATAGGGAGGCAACGCGTACATGTGTTGAGCGACCAGAGAGGTAATTACACCTAACGCTGCCAAGGCAAAAGCCAGCTGGAAGTGCAGCGAATTATTCATGGTGTCATACAGACCTTGGTGAGGCAGGTTGAATTGACCTTCACTCTTGCCACCGAACAGACCAGCTTTGGAATTGAGCATTTCTTTAATGCTGTGACCAATGCCGAAGTTTGTCCGGTACATATGACCAGCAATGATGAAAATCACTGCGATCGCTAGGTGGTGGTGAGCCATATCAGTCAGCCACAAGGACTGGGTTTGAGGATGGAAACCACCTAAGAAGGTCAAAATTGCCGTACCTGAACCTTGAGCTGTACCGAATACCTGCTGAGCAGTATCAGGATTTTCTGCGTAAACTCCCCAGTTTCCGGTGAAGAAAGGTAGCAACCCAGCTGGGTGAGGCATGGTGCTTAGGAAATTATCCCAACCTACGTGCTGTCCGCGAGATTCGGGGATGGCAACGTGGATTAAGTGACCAGCCCAAGCCAGAGAGCTTACACCAAACAGACCAGCCAAGTGGTGATTCAGGCGCGGTTCAGCGCTCTTAAACCAAGACAAGCTGGGGCGGAACTTAGGCTGTAAGTGCAACCAACCTGCGAACAGGAATACAGCTGCGAGCACTAAGAGGAACAATGCGCCTTGATAAAGGTCATTGTTAGACCGCATCCCGATGGTGTACCACCAGTGATATAAACCGGAGTAAGTGATATTCACTGGATAGTTGGCACCAGCTTGAGTGAAAGCTTCTACTGCTGGTTTACCGAATTGTGGGTCCCAAATCGCGTGAGCAATGGGACGGATATTTAGCGGATCTTTAATCCACTGTTCAAAGTTGCCTTGCCACGCAACGTGGAACAGGTTACCGGAAGTCCACAAGAAAATGATCGCAATGTGACCGAAGTGGGAGGCGAAGATCTTTTGATAAAGATTTTCCTCCGTCATGCCATCATGGCTTTCAAAGTCATGGGCTGTAGCAATCCCGTACCAAATCCGACGAGTAGTCGGGTCTTGAGCAAGGTCTTGGCTAAATTTGGGGAATTTTGTTGCCATAAGCCTTGATGAATGCTGGATCTTGCTTGAATCATCAACGACGTACTGAGCTTCTGGGTTCTGAATTCTGAAATTTTGAGTTGATGGCAAAACTTGGTAACTCAAAACCCAGAAGCTGGTTCCGTGCTCTTATCCTAAAGACAGTGAGCGAGCTAGGAAGAACGCCCATGTGGTGACAATGCCTCCTAAGAGGTAGTGAGCCACCCCTACTGCGCGACCCTGAATAATACTCAGAGCGCGAGGTTGAATCGCTGGAGCTACTTTTAGTTTATTGTGAGCCCAAACAATCGATTCGATCAACTCTTGCCAGTAACCACGACCACTGAACAAGAACATCAGGCTGAATGCCCACACAAAGTGAGCGCCTAAGAACAGTAAGCCGTAAGCTGACAGAGCCGAGCCATAGGAGTTAATCACTTGAGAGGCTTGCGCCCACAAGAAATCGCGCAACCAACCGTTGATTGTAATCGCGCTTTGAGCAAAGTTACCACCTGTGATGTGAGAAACTGTGCCATCGGGGGCTACAGTACCCCAAACATCTGATTGCATTTTCCAGCTGAAGTGGAAGATTACAACCGAGATGCTGTTATACATCCAGAACAGTCCTAAGAATACGTGGTCCCAACCAGATACTTGGCAGGTGCCGCCACGACCAGGACCGTCGCAGGGGAAACGGAAGCCTAAGTTTGCTTTGTCTGGAATCAGACGAGAGCTACGAGCGAATAGTACGCCCTTGAGCAGGATCAGCACGGTGACGTGGATGGTAAACGCATGGATATGGTGTACCAAGAAGTCTGCCGTACCCAAAGCAATTGGCATCATTGCCACTTTGCCACCTACGGCAACCACATCGCCACCGAAGGCATAGCTAGCAGGTTGTAACGCATTGGGTGCGGTACCACCTGGAGCCAATGTGTGCAAGTTTTGCACCCATTGAGCGAATACTGGTTGTAATTGAATGCCAGTATCAGAGAAGGTGTCTTGGGGACGACCAAACGCACGCATGGTGTCGTTGTGGACGTACAATCCAAAGCTATGGAAGCCCAGGAATAAGCACACCCAGTTGAGGTGAGAAATAATTGCGTCCCGATGACGGATGACGCGATCGAGCAGGTTGTTCTGATTCACTGCTGGATCATAGTCCCGCACCATGAAGATAGCGCCGTGTGCAGCACCACCCACGATTAAGAAGCCGCCAATCCACATATGGTGTGTGAAGATTGACAACTGCGTAGCATAGTCCGTTGCCAAGTAGGGATACGGAGGCATGGAATACATATGCTGCGCGACGATGATGGACAGTGAACCCATCATGGCTAAGTTAATAGCCAGTTGTGCGTGCCAGGAAGTTGTGAGAACTTCATACAGTCCCTTGTGGCCTTCGCCAGTGAAGGGGCCTTTGTGGTTCTCTAAAATTTCCTTCATGCTGTGACCAATGCCCCAGTTTGTCCGGTACATATGGCCAGCGATGATGAACAGAACTGCGATCGCTAAGTGGTGATGAGCGGTGTCAGACAACCACAAGCCGCCTGTTACGGGGTTCAGACCACCTTTAAATGTCAGGAAGTCAGAATAAACTCCCCAGTTCAAGGTAAAGAATGGAGCTAAACCTTGGGCAAAGCTAGGATACAACTCTGTCATCAAATCCTTGTTTAGGATGAACTCTTGAGGTAGGGGAATATCTTTTGGAGCTACCCCAGCATCTAAGAGTTTATTGATTGGCAGAGAAACATGAATTTGGTGTCCAGCCCAACCCAAAGAGCCACAACCCAGCAACACCGACAGGTGGTGGTTCATCATCGACTCTGCATTCTGGAACCATTCCAGTTTGGGAGCGCGTTTGTGATAGTGGAACCAGCCAGCAAATAGCATCAACGCTGCCATTACTAGCCCACCAATTGCCGTGCAGTATAGCTGGAAGCTGTTTGTAAAGCCAGCCGCACGCCAGATATAGAAGAATCCAGAGGTAATCTGAATCCCATGAAAACCGCCGCCTACATCGGCGTTTAGAATTTCCTGACCTACGATTGGCCAAACTACCTGTGCACTGGGTTTGATGCCAGTGGGGTTAGCTAACCAAGCTTCGTAGTTGGAGAATTTAGCGCCATGAAAATACATGCCGCTTAACCAGACAAAAATAACTGCCAAGTGACCGAAGTGAGCGCTGAAGATCTTCCGAGATACATCTTCTAGGTCACTAGTATGACTATCGAAGTCGTGGGCGTTAGCGTGCAGGTTCCAAATCCAGGTTGTGGTTTTGGGTCCTTTGGATAAGGTGCGATCGAAATGTCCAGGCTGAGACCACTTCTCAAACGAAGTAGGCACCGGATCATTGTCAACTACCACCCTTACCTTTGCCTCTCGCTCTGGAGGACTTATCGTCATGAAGACTCTCCTCTCTCTTTAACTAAGGCACGAGGTTTACCCCGTTTGAATCTATGTTGAGGTTTTAGGTGTTGTGCTGCCCTTCACTTACCTTTACAGTTTGTTAGGGCTTCTCGCTTCTTTGTCCCGGTAACATACCGTCGGACTCCACGAGCTTTAACTACGATTACACTACCGCAGTTTTTTCACCTCTGGACTGAAGTATTTTCCAAATTTTTCGGAAATTATTCAGACCTTTGGTTTTTCCAGGCTACCCCTCTTTGAGGAAAGAATTTTACCAAATCAGTACTCTTAGCTTGTAGCTCGTCTGTGTTTGGCTGGGGTAGTTCCTTTTGATGAATTATAGGACTAGCTTTCCATTCTTTCTAAAACTAGTTAACAATAATTCAAATATCCTAGAGCATAGACACCTGTTAGCTTTTACCCTAATAACTCTTGGTAAAAAGTCAAGGGGTGTTGCGATTTAGTTTACAAAACTCAAAATTTAGCAAAGTTTAACCATCAGGTTAATCTGTGATTAATACTGGAACGGTAAGGGATTGAGCCATTTTGGGCTATAGTCTCAAATAAATAACTGGCTGAGAAGTCTATTATTAGTTGTTTAGGAGTATTAAAAGGTGTATATGCAAAATTGGCGATTTTTCAAGGCAAAACAGCTATTAAGTTTTTTATTGACAGCAGCCCTAATGCTGAGTTTAGTAAGTTGTGCCAATCAACCCTTTACAAAGGATAAAGATAAATATAGATCTGAGTCTGGGTTAAGCATAGGAAAAAATATTGTAGAAGTTTCTCCCCCAGAAACTATTCAAGAATTGCGTCAAGGATTAGAAATTTACCAACCCCAAGTAAGTATAGTTGGGCTGAAAGCAGATGAAATTCTGGATGATAACACTATTACTGTAAAATTCCAGGTTAAGGACTTACCCATATTCAAAAATCCTCAGTTAGGATTAGGGCCACACTTGCACGTCTTTTTGGACAACCAACCATACCAAGCAGTTTATGACCTTAGCCAACCCTTAGTTTTTTCTGATTTAGCCGCAGGTACTCATACACTTAGAGTTTTTGCTTCTCGTCCTTGGCATGAAAGCTTCAAAAATGAGGGTGCATACGCACAAACGACTTTCCATGTTTTCACTAAAACGGAGGAAAACAACCCCAAGG
This window harbors:
- a CDS encoding helix-turn-helix domain-containing protein codes for the protein MGLVRLRIRELAAEKGWTLEEVADRSGVIYNTVKSYARRSELAMVDYTAVHKLARTFDVMIEDLVEILEE
- a CDS encoding YncE family protein, with the translated sequence MLDASQFFSENFYLSQNLDVAAAVNAGSLSSGLQHFNSFGQFEGRDPSLLFSNTFYLQQNSDVTAAVNGGFFRSGFEHFLLFGQFEGRDSSQLFNTQYYLAQNADVAAAVATTRGTADPLTGIEHFLLFGQFESRNPSQQFNNRFYLDSNSDVATAVNASPTDPLTGIKHFLDFGALEGRSPSLLFNNGFYLQQNQDVAAAVNNGFFRSSFLHFAQFGIVEQRFGSDLAFNPPVIYVSNNGAGNVGEVDRVNGIFAGQRRFLAGNNEGVELDILGNLYQAGDVTPGAGTIRVISQIGDRSDNDTFSLIRDRQLGGPQTGLVNPKGFAIAQTAGYIIVANNGAQNLKVFGTAAGGDVPPVATNPLPANAWDVVYDENADRLFVALVNGDISVFDNYIGNGSNIGGGGISRTIIPANASGNKVSTNLHGIVYEPTLDKLVVTDVGAATAAQSPNFANDGRIYVIDNASTANGNVLPSRTIEGSRTQLGNPVDLILDGNNVQVAEKAKNQLLIFSNIFTGADGNVTPDISVPEIGPESLVADRSLGILNPDVTNIESPTTLINAVFATSNPATPTATTEFVAKLSPNLQNTLSVFNTSGGVPTVENITFDLTGDAFITFDSGSDTNGGILIVNRLAESRNNGIFNPSRDRSIAGANTGLVAPKGLDVADSLGLVFVAENNAATPAILAFSTQAQGDVAPVFKTTNLAGRRPWDVDYEPTSDRLFVAATDGSVLIYDQYAVTQGVNGPTRTIIPSDAVGAKVSINLHGIIYVAAADTLLLSDVGSAMSATDGQLFTIPNASSANGNVAVRTQIAGANTLLGNPVDVTFDGANLYVAEKSNDRILRFDNILAQSGVLNIAPSIALASNKPESVALAPDYLSARI
- the psaB gene encoding photosystem I core protein PsaB translates to MATKFPKFSQDLAQDPTTRRIWYGIATAHDFESHDGMTEENLYQKIFASHFGHIAIIFLWTSGNLFHVAWQGNFEQWIKDPLNIRPIAHAIWDPQFGKPAVEAFTQAGANYPVNITYSGLYHWWYTIGMRSNNDLYQGALFLLVLAAVFLFAGWLHLQPKFRPSLSWFKSAEPRLNHHLAGLFGVSSLAWAGHLIHVAIPESRGQHVGWDNFLSTMPHPAGLLPFFTGNWGVYAENPDTAQQVFGTAQGSGTAILTFLGGFHPQTQSLWLTDMAHHHLAIAVIFIIAGHMYRTNFGIGHSIKEMLNSKAGLFGGKSEGQFNLPHQGLYDTMNNSLHFQLAFALAALGVITSLVAQHMYALPPYVFIGQDYTTQAALYTHHQYIAGFLMVGAFAHGAIFWVRDYDPEQNKGNVLDRVLQHKEAIISHLSWVSLFLGFHTLGLYVHNDVVVAFGTPEKQILIEPVFAQFIQAAHGKLIYGMDTLLSNPDSIATTAWPNHGNVWLPGWLDAINSGTNSLFLTIGPGDFLVHHAIALGLHTTTLILVKGALDARGSKLMPDKKDFGYAFPCDGPGRGGTCDISAWDSFYLAMFWMLNTIGWVTFYWHWKHLGIWQGNVAQFNESSTYLMGWLRDYLWLNSAQLINGYNPYGMNNLSVWAWMFLFGHLVWATGFMFLISWRGYWQELIETLVWAHERTPLANLVRWKDKPVAMSIVQGRLVGLAHFTVGYILTYAAFLIASTAGKFG
- the psaA gene encoding photosystem I core protein PsaA produces the protein MTISPPEREAKVRVVVDNDPVPTSFEKWSQPGHFDRTLSKGPKTTTWIWNLHANAHDFDSHTSDLEDVSRKIFSAHFGHLAVIFVWLSGMYFHGAKFSNYEAWLANPTGIKPSAQVVWPIVGQEILNADVGGGFHGIQITSGFFYIWRAAGFTNSFQLYCTAIGGLVMAALMLFAGWFHYHKRAPKLEWFQNAESMMNHHLSVLLGCGSLGWAGHQIHVSLPINKLLDAGVAPKDIPLPQEFILNKDLMTELYPSFAQGLAPFFTLNWGVYSDFLTFKGGLNPVTGGLWLSDTAHHHLAIAVLFIIAGHMYRTNWGIGHSMKEILENHKGPFTGEGHKGLYEVLTTSWHAQLAINLAMMGSLSIIVAQHMYSMPPYPYLATDYATQLSIFTHHMWIGGFLIVGGAAHGAIFMVRDYDPAVNQNNLLDRVIRHRDAIISHLNWVCLFLGFHSFGLYVHNDTMRAFGRPQDTFSDTGIQLQPVFAQWVQNLHTLAPGGTAPNALQPASYAFGGDVVAVGGKVAMMPIALGTADFLVHHIHAFTIHVTVLILLKGVLFARSSRLIPDKANLGFRFPCDGPGRGGTCQVSGWDHVFLGLFWMYNSISVVIFHFSWKMQSDVWGTVAPDGTVSHITGGNFAQSAITINGWLRDFLWAQASQVINSYGSALSAYGLLFLGAHFVWAFSLMFLFSGRGYWQELIESIVWAHNKLKVAPAIQPRALSIIQGRAVGVAHYLLGGIVTTWAFFLARSLSLG